One part of the Dermacentor andersoni chromosome 2, qqDerAnde1_hic_scaffold, whole genome shotgun sequence genome encodes these proteins:
- the LOC126541385 gene encoding cryptochrome-1-like isoform X4, producing MAAMSHAPAPHHQQQVTSVGGGGNNGDRHVVHWFRKGLRLHDQPALRMGLQGARTCRCVYILDPWFAGSSNAGVNKWRFLLQSLEDLDARLRKLNSRLFVIRGQPADVFPKLFKEWRVTHLTFEQDPEPYGAIRDQKITALAHEMGVSVVCEPSHTLYPLERILERHGGKTPLTYRQFQGVVVDMEPPAQPLPAPETLPRTPIDEDHDERFAVPTLAELGFDMDNLKAAVWPGGETEALARLERHMERKQAWVASFGSPRMTPKALLASQTGLSPYLRFGCLSARLFYHQLADLYRKGQLLWREFFYCAATRNPNFDRMHNNPMCVQIPWDVNAEALAKWANGQTGYPWIDAIMRQLREEGWIHHVARHAVACFLTRGDLWLSWEEGMKVFDELLLDADWSVNAGSWMWLSCSSFFQQFFHVYCPVRFGRKADPSGDYIRKYVPVLKHFPNNYIHEPWTAPESVQVAARCVVGRDYPLPMVNHQVASHINLQRIQQVYQQLTQCVKAPGLFPSLPSASPTECNKQNNHFINDRKLRTKNSRQEDEEESMEGVV from the exons ATGGCCGCCATGTCGCATGCTCCGGCGCCGCACCATCAGCAACAGGTGACGTCCGTGGGCGGTGGCGGAAACAACGGCGACCGACACGTGGTGCACTGGTTCCGCAAGGGACTGCGGTTACACGACCAGCCCGCGCTCAGGATGGGTCTTCAGGGGGCGCGCACGTGCCGGTGCGTGTACATTCTGGATCCGTGGTTCGCTGGATCATCCAACGCCGGCGTCAACAAGTGGAG GTTCCTCCTGCAGAGCCTCGAAGATCTGGACGCACGGCTGCGGAAGCTCAACTCACGCCTGTTTGTTATCCGCGGACAGCCGGCCGACGTGTTCCCCAAGCTGTTCAAG GAATGGCGCGTCACTCACCTGACGTTCGAGCAAGATCCGGAGCCGTACGGCGCGATTCGCGACCAGAAGATCACGGCGCTGGCACACGAGATGGGCGTAAGCGTGGTGTGCGAACCGTCGCACACACTGTACCCGCTGGAACGCATCCTGGAGCGGCACGGGGGCAAGACGCCGCTCACGTACCGCCAGTTCCAGGGCGTCGTGGTGGACATGGAGCCGCCGGCGCAGCCCCTGCCGGCGCCCGAGACCCTGCCACGGACGCCCATCGACGAGGATCACGACGAACGCTTCGCCGTGCCCACGCTCGCCGAGCTAG GTTTTGACATGGACAATCTCAAGGCAGCCGTGTGGCCCGGAGGTGAAACGGAAGCATTAGCGCGGCTAGAGCGACACATGGAACGCAAG CAGGCGTGGGTGGCGAGCTTCGGCAGCCCAAGGATGACTCCCAAAGCATTGCTGGCCAGTCAGACAGGCCTGAGTCCGTACCTGAGGTTCGGCTGCCTGTCGGCCCGCCTCTTCTACCACCAGCTGGCGGACCTCTACCGAAAG GGCCAGCTGCTGTGGCGCGAGTTCTTCTACTGCGCGGCCACGCGCAATCCAAACTTCGACCGCATGCACAACAACCCTATGTGTGTGCAGATACCCTGGGACGTCAATGCCGAAGCACTCGCCAAGTGGGCCAAC GGCCAGACAGGCTACCCGTGGATCGACGCCATCATGCGACAGCTACGCGAAGAGGGCTGGATCCACCACGTGGCGAGGCACGCAGTCGCCTGTTTCCTGACACGTGGCGACCTCTGGCTTTCCTGGGAGGAGGGCATGAAGGTCTTCGATGAGCTGCTCCTGGACGCTGACTGGAGTGTCAACGCGGGCTCCTGGATGTGGCTCTCCTGCTCGTCCTTCTTCCAGCAGTTCTTCCACGTGTACTGCCCTGTGCGATTCGGACGCAAGGCTGACCCTTCGGGAGACTACATTCG GAAGTATGTGCCAGTATTGAAGCACTTCCCCAACAACTACATCCACGAGCCTTGGACTGCACCGGAGTCGGTGCAGGTGGCCGCACGATGCGTTGTGGGTCGTGACTACCCACTGCCCATGGTCAACCACCAGGTCGCCTCGCACATCAACCTGCAGCGTATCCAACAGGTCTACCAGCAGCTCACGCAGTGTGTCAAAGCACCAG
- the LOC126541385 gene encoding cryptochrome-1-like isoform X3, translating into MAAMSHAPAPHHQQQVTSVGGGGNNGDRHVVHWFRKGLRLHDQPALRMGLQGARTCRCVYILDPWFAGSSNAGVNKWRFLLQSLEDLDARLRKLNSRLFVIRGQPADVFPKLFKEWRVTHLTFEQDPEPYGAIRDQKITALAHEMGVSVVCEPSHTLYPLERILERHGGKTPLTYRQFQGVVVDMEPPAQPLPAPETLPRTPIDEDHDERFAVPTLAELGFDMDNLKAAVWPGGETEALARLERHMERKQAWVASFGSPRMTPKALLASQTGLSPYLRFGCLSARLFYHQLADLYRKIRNSNPPLSLQGQLLWREFFYCAATRNPNFDRMHNNPMCVQIPWDVNAEALAKWANGQTGYPWIDAIMRQLREEGWIHHVARHAVACFLTRGDLWLSWEEGMKVFDELLLDADWSVNAGSWMWLSCSSFFQQFFHVYCPVRFGRKADPSGDYIRKYVPVLKHFPNNYIHEPWTAPESVQVAARCVVGRDYPLPMVNHQVASHINLQRIQQVYQQLTQCVKAPGLFPSLPSASPTECNKQNNHFINDRKLRTKNSREDEEESMEGVV; encoded by the exons ATGGCCGCCATGTCGCATGCTCCGGCGCCGCACCATCAGCAACAGGTGACGTCCGTGGGCGGTGGCGGAAACAACGGCGACCGACACGTGGTGCACTGGTTCCGCAAGGGACTGCGGTTACACGACCAGCCCGCGCTCAGGATGGGTCTTCAGGGGGCGCGCACGTGCCGGTGCGTGTACATTCTGGATCCGTGGTTCGCTGGATCATCCAACGCCGGCGTCAACAAGTGGAG GTTCCTCCTGCAGAGCCTCGAAGATCTGGACGCACGGCTGCGGAAGCTCAACTCACGCCTGTTTGTTATCCGCGGACAGCCGGCCGACGTGTTCCCCAAGCTGTTCAAG GAATGGCGCGTCACTCACCTGACGTTCGAGCAAGATCCGGAGCCGTACGGCGCGATTCGCGACCAGAAGATCACGGCGCTGGCACACGAGATGGGCGTAAGCGTGGTGTGCGAACCGTCGCACACACTGTACCCGCTGGAACGCATCCTGGAGCGGCACGGGGGCAAGACGCCGCTCACGTACCGCCAGTTCCAGGGCGTCGTGGTGGACATGGAGCCGCCGGCGCAGCCCCTGCCGGCGCCCGAGACCCTGCCACGGACGCCCATCGACGAGGATCACGACGAACGCTTCGCCGTGCCCACGCTCGCCGAGCTAG GTTTTGACATGGACAATCTCAAGGCAGCCGTGTGGCCCGGAGGTGAAACGGAAGCATTAGCGCGGCTAGAGCGACACATGGAACGCAAG CAGGCGTGGGTGGCGAGCTTCGGCAGCCCAAGGATGACTCCCAAAGCATTGCTGGCCAGTCAGACAGGCCTGAGTCCGTACCTGAGGTTCGGCTGCCTGTCGGCCCGCCTCTTCTACCACCAGCTGGCGGACCTCTACCGAAAG ATAAGGAACTCGAACCCGCCGCTGTCGCTTCAGGGCCAGCTGCTGTGGCGCGAGTTCTTCTACTGCGCGGCCACGCGCAATCCAAACTTCGACCGCATGCACAACAACCCTATGTGTGTGCAGATACCCTGGGACGTCAATGCCGAAGCACTCGCCAAGTGGGCCAAC GGCCAGACAGGCTACCCGTGGATCGACGCCATCATGCGACAGCTACGCGAAGAGGGCTGGATCCACCACGTGGCGAGGCACGCAGTCGCCTGTTTCCTGACACGTGGCGACCTCTGGCTTTCCTGGGAGGAGGGCATGAAGGTCTTCGATGAGCTGCTCCTGGACGCTGACTGGAGTGTCAACGCGGGCTCCTGGATGTGGCTCTCCTGCTCGTCCTTCTTCCAGCAGTTCTTCCACGTGTACTGCCCTGTGCGATTCGGACGCAAGGCTGACCCTTCGGGAGACTACATTCG GAAGTATGTGCCAGTATTGAAGCACTTCCCCAACAACTACATCCACGAGCCTTGGACTGCACCGGAGTCGGTGCAGGTGGCCGCACGATGCGTTGTGGGTCGTGACTACCCACTGCCCATGGTCAACCACCAGGTCGCCTCGCACATCAACCTGCAGCGTATCCAACAGGTCTACCAGCAGCTCACGCAGTGTGTCAAAGCACCAG
- the LOC126541385 gene encoding cryptochrome-1-like isoform X1 codes for MAAMSHAPAPHHQQQVTSVGGGGNNGDRHVVHWFRKGLRLHDQPALRMGLQGARTCRCVYILDPWFAGSSNAGVNKWRFLLQSLEDLDARLRKLNSRLFVIRGQPADVFPKLFKEWRVTHLTFEQDPEPYGAIRDQKITALAHEMGVSVVCEPSHTLYPLERILERHGGKTPLTYRQFQGVVVDMEPPAQPLPAPETLPRTPIDEDHDERFAVPTLAELGFDMDNLKAAVWPGGETEALARLERHMERKQAWVASFGSPRMTPKALLASQTGLSPYLRFGCLSARLFYHQLADLYRKIRNSNPPLSLQGQLLWREFFYCAATRNPNFDRMHNNPMCVQIPWDVNAEALAKWANGQTGYPWIDAIMRQLREEGWIHHVARHAVACFLTRGDLWLSWEEGMKVFDELLLDADWSVNAGSWMWLSCSSFFQQFFHVYCPVRFGRKADPSGDYIRKYVPVLKHFPNNYIHEPWTAPESVQVAARCVVGRDYPLPMVNHQVASHINLQRIQQVYQQLTQCVKAPGLFPSLPSASPTECNKQNNHFINDRKLRTKNSRQEDEEESMEGVV; via the exons ATGGCCGCCATGTCGCATGCTCCGGCGCCGCACCATCAGCAACAGGTGACGTCCGTGGGCGGTGGCGGAAACAACGGCGACCGACACGTGGTGCACTGGTTCCGCAAGGGACTGCGGTTACACGACCAGCCCGCGCTCAGGATGGGTCTTCAGGGGGCGCGCACGTGCCGGTGCGTGTACATTCTGGATCCGTGGTTCGCTGGATCATCCAACGCCGGCGTCAACAAGTGGAG GTTCCTCCTGCAGAGCCTCGAAGATCTGGACGCACGGCTGCGGAAGCTCAACTCACGCCTGTTTGTTATCCGCGGACAGCCGGCCGACGTGTTCCCCAAGCTGTTCAAG GAATGGCGCGTCACTCACCTGACGTTCGAGCAAGATCCGGAGCCGTACGGCGCGATTCGCGACCAGAAGATCACGGCGCTGGCACACGAGATGGGCGTAAGCGTGGTGTGCGAACCGTCGCACACACTGTACCCGCTGGAACGCATCCTGGAGCGGCACGGGGGCAAGACGCCGCTCACGTACCGCCAGTTCCAGGGCGTCGTGGTGGACATGGAGCCGCCGGCGCAGCCCCTGCCGGCGCCCGAGACCCTGCCACGGACGCCCATCGACGAGGATCACGACGAACGCTTCGCCGTGCCCACGCTCGCCGAGCTAG GTTTTGACATGGACAATCTCAAGGCAGCCGTGTGGCCCGGAGGTGAAACGGAAGCATTAGCGCGGCTAGAGCGACACATGGAACGCAAG CAGGCGTGGGTGGCGAGCTTCGGCAGCCCAAGGATGACTCCCAAAGCATTGCTGGCCAGTCAGACAGGCCTGAGTCCGTACCTGAGGTTCGGCTGCCTGTCGGCCCGCCTCTTCTACCACCAGCTGGCGGACCTCTACCGAAAG ATAAGGAACTCGAACCCGCCGCTGTCGCTTCAGGGCCAGCTGCTGTGGCGCGAGTTCTTCTACTGCGCGGCCACGCGCAATCCAAACTTCGACCGCATGCACAACAACCCTATGTGTGTGCAGATACCCTGGGACGTCAATGCCGAAGCACTCGCCAAGTGGGCCAAC GGCCAGACAGGCTACCCGTGGATCGACGCCATCATGCGACAGCTACGCGAAGAGGGCTGGATCCACCACGTGGCGAGGCACGCAGTCGCCTGTTTCCTGACACGTGGCGACCTCTGGCTTTCCTGGGAGGAGGGCATGAAGGTCTTCGATGAGCTGCTCCTGGACGCTGACTGGAGTGTCAACGCGGGCTCCTGGATGTGGCTCTCCTGCTCGTCCTTCTTCCAGCAGTTCTTCCACGTGTACTGCCCTGTGCGATTCGGACGCAAGGCTGACCCTTCGGGAGACTACATTCG GAAGTATGTGCCAGTATTGAAGCACTTCCCCAACAACTACATCCACGAGCCTTGGACTGCACCGGAGTCGGTGCAGGTGGCCGCACGATGCGTTGTGGGTCGTGACTACCCACTGCCCATGGTCAACCACCAGGTCGCCTCGCACATCAACCTGCAGCGTATCCAACAGGTCTACCAGCAGCTCACGCAGTGTGTCAAAGCACCAG
- the LOC126541385 gene encoding cryptochrome-1-like isoform X5 — translation MAAMSHAPAPHHQQQVTSVGGGGNNGDRHVVHWFRKGLRLHDQPALRMGLQGARTCRCVYILDPWFAGSSNAGVNKWRFLLQSLEDLDARLRKLNSRLFVIRGQPADVFPKLFKEWRVTHLTFEQDPEPYGAIRDQKITALAHEMGVSVVCEPSHTLYPLERILERHGGKTPLTYRQFQGVVVDMEPPAQPLPAPETLPRTPIDEDHDERFAVPTLAELGFDMDNLKAAVWPGGETEALARLERHMERKQAWVASFGSPRMTPKALLASQTGLSPYLRFGCLSARLFYHQLADLYRKIPWDVNAEALAKWANGQTGYPWIDAIMRQLREEGWIHHVARHAVACFLTRGDLWLSWEEGMKVFDELLLDADWSVNAGSWMWLSCSSFFQQFFHVYCPVRFGRKADPSGDYIRKYVPVLKHFPNNYIHEPWTAPESVQVAARCVVGRDYPLPMVNHQVASHINLQRIQQVYQQLTQCVKAPGLFPSLPSASPTECNKQNNHFINDRKLRTKNSRQEDEEESMEGVV, via the exons ATGGCCGCCATGTCGCATGCTCCGGCGCCGCACCATCAGCAACAGGTGACGTCCGTGGGCGGTGGCGGAAACAACGGCGACCGACACGTGGTGCACTGGTTCCGCAAGGGACTGCGGTTACACGACCAGCCCGCGCTCAGGATGGGTCTTCAGGGGGCGCGCACGTGCCGGTGCGTGTACATTCTGGATCCGTGGTTCGCTGGATCATCCAACGCCGGCGTCAACAAGTGGAG GTTCCTCCTGCAGAGCCTCGAAGATCTGGACGCACGGCTGCGGAAGCTCAACTCACGCCTGTTTGTTATCCGCGGACAGCCGGCCGACGTGTTCCCCAAGCTGTTCAAG GAATGGCGCGTCACTCACCTGACGTTCGAGCAAGATCCGGAGCCGTACGGCGCGATTCGCGACCAGAAGATCACGGCGCTGGCACACGAGATGGGCGTAAGCGTGGTGTGCGAACCGTCGCACACACTGTACCCGCTGGAACGCATCCTGGAGCGGCACGGGGGCAAGACGCCGCTCACGTACCGCCAGTTCCAGGGCGTCGTGGTGGACATGGAGCCGCCGGCGCAGCCCCTGCCGGCGCCCGAGACCCTGCCACGGACGCCCATCGACGAGGATCACGACGAACGCTTCGCCGTGCCCACGCTCGCCGAGCTAG GTTTTGACATGGACAATCTCAAGGCAGCCGTGTGGCCCGGAGGTGAAACGGAAGCATTAGCGCGGCTAGAGCGACACATGGAACGCAAG CAGGCGTGGGTGGCGAGCTTCGGCAGCCCAAGGATGACTCCCAAAGCATTGCTGGCCAGTCAGACAGGCCTGAGTCCGTACCTGAGGTTCGGCTGCCTGTCGGCCCGCCTCTTCTACCACCAGCTGGCGGACCTCTACCGAAAG ATACCCTGGGACGTCAATGCCGAAGCACTCGCCAAGTGGGCCAAC GGCCAGACAGGCTACCCGTGGATCGACGCCATCATGCGACAGCTACGCGAAGAGGGCTGGATCCACCACGTGGCGAGGCACGCAGTCGCCTGTTTCCTGACACGTGGCGACCTCTGGCTTTCCTGGGAGGAGGGCATGAAGGTCTTCGATGAGCTGCTCCTGGACGCTGACTGGAGTGTCAACGCGGGCTCCTGGATGTGGCTCTCCTGCTCGTCCTTCTTCCAGCAGTTCTTCCACGTGTACTGCCCTGTGCGATTCGGACGCAAGGCTGACCCTTCGGGAGACTACATTCG GAAGTATGTGCCAGTATTGAAGCACTTCCCCAACAACTACATCCACGAGCCTTGGACTGCACCGGAGTCGGTGCAGGTGGCCGCACGATGCGTTGTGGGTCGTGACTACCCACTGCCCATGGTCAACCACCAGGTCGCCTCGCACATCAACCTGCAGCGTATCCAACAGGTCTACCAGCAGCTCACGCAGTGTGTCAAAGCACCAG
- the LOC126541385 gene encoding cryptochrome-1-like isoform X2, producing MAAMSHAPAPHHQQQVTSVGGGGNNGDRHVVHWFRKGLRLHDQPALRMGLQGARTCRCVYILDPWFAGSSNAGVNKWRFLLQSLEDLDARLRKLNSRLFVIRGQPADVFPKLFKEWRVTHLTFEQDPEPYGAIRDQKITALAHEMGVSVVCEPSHTLYPLERILERHGGKTPLTYRQFQGVVVDMEPPAQPLPAPETLPRTPIDEDHDERFAVPTLAELGFDMDNLKAAVWPGGETEALARLERHMERKAWVASFGSPRMTPKALLASQTGLSPYLRFGCLSARLFYHQLADLYRKIRNSNPPLSLQGQLLWREFFYCAATRNPNFDRMHNNPMCVQIPWDVNAEALAKWANGQTGYPWIDAIMRQLREEGWIHHVARHAVACFLTRGDLWLSWEEGMKVFDELLLDADWSVNAGSWMWLSCSSFFQQFFHVYCPVRFGRKADPSGDYIRKYVPVLKHFPNNYIHEPWTAPESVQVAARCVVGRDYPLPMVNHQVASHINLQRIQQVYQQLTQCVKAPGLFPSLPSASPTECNKQNNHFINDRKLRTKNSRQEDEEESMEGVV from the exons ATGGCCGCCATGTCGCATGCTCCGGCGCCGCACCATCAGCAACAGGTGACGTCCGTGGGCGGTGGCGGAAACAACGGCGACCGACACGTGGTGCACTGGTTCCGCAAGGGACTGCGGTTACACGACCAGCCCGCGCTCAGGATGGGTCTTCAGGGGGCGCGCACGTGCCGGTGCGTGTACATTCTGGATCCGTGGTTCGCTGGATCATCCAACGCCGGCGTCAACAAGTGGAG GTTCCTCCTGCAGAGCCTCGAAGATCTGGACGCACGGCTGCGGAAGCTCAACTCACGCCTGTTTGTTATCCGCGGACAGCCGGCCGACGTGTTCCCCAAGCTGTTCAAG GAATGGCGCGTCACTCACCTGACGTTCGAGCAAGATCCGGAGCCGTACGGCGCGATTCGCGACCAGAAGATCACGGCGCTGGCACACGAGATGGGCGTAAGCGTGGTGTGCGAACCGTCGCACACACTGTACCCGCTGGAACGCATCCTGGAGCGGCACGGGGGCAAGACGCCGCTCACGTACCGCCAGTTCCAGGGCGTCGTGGTGGACATGGAGCCGCCGGCGCAGCCCCTGCCGGCGCCCGAGACCCTGCCACGGACGCCCATCGACGAGGATCACGACGAACGCTTCGCCGTGCCCACGCTCGCCGAGCTAG GTTTTGACATGGACAATCTCAAGGCAGCCGTGTGGCCCGGAGGTGAAACGGAAGCATTAGCGCGGCTAGAGCGACACATGGAACGCAAG GCGTGGGTGGCGAGCTTCGGCAGCCCAAGGATGACTCCCAAAGCATTGCTGGCCAGTCAGACAGGCCTGAGTCCGTACCTGAGGTTCGGCTGCCTGTCGGCCCGCCTCTTCTACCACCAGCTGGCGGACCTCTACCGAAAG ATAAGGAACTCGAACCCGCCGCTGTCGCTTCAGGGCCAGCTGCTGTGGCGCGAGTTCTTCTACTGCGCGGCCACGCGCAATCCAAACTTCGACCGCATGCACAACAACCCTATGTGTGTGCAGATACCCTGGGACGTCAATGCCGAAGCACTCGCCAAGTGGGCCAAC GGCCAGACAGGCTACCCGTGGATCGACGCCATCATGCGACAGCTACGCGAAGAGGGCTGGATCCACCACGTGGCGAGGCACGCAGTCGCCTGTTTCCTGACACGTGGCGACCTCTGGCTTTCCTGGGAGGAGGGCATGAAGGTCTTCGATGAGCTGCTCCTGGACGCTGACTGGAGTGTCAACGCGGGCTCCTGGATGTGGCTCTCCTGCTCGTCCTTCTTCCAGCAGTTCTTCCACGTGTACTGCCCTGTGCGATTCGGACGCAAGGCTGACCCTTCGGGAGACTACATTCG GAAGTATGTGCCAGTATTGAAGCACTTCCCCAACAACTACATCCACGAGCCTTGGACTGCACCGGAGTCGGTGCAGGTGGCCGCACGATGCGTTGTGGGTCGTGACTACCCACTGCCCATGGTCAACCACCAGGTCGCCTCGCACATCAACCTGCAGCGTATCCAACAGGTCTACCAGCAGCTCACGCAGTGTGTCAAAGCACCAG